From a region of the Methanoculleus receptaculi genome:
- a CDS encoding DUF473 domain-containing protein codes for MKYAALTGISPSVIAELKSGKPRTLELNSAHNIITLTGTAPGDCIFMTSITEEDLSPGDPGIMVDLLALDISMRRVEVVNPVFYEERERMSARIKVRFRGVTIARDVEGRKWGEPTRVEIVTPACYRAG; via the coding sequence ATGAAATACGCAGCGTTAACAGGAATCTCACCATCAGTAATCGCTGAACTCAAGAGCGGAAAGCCACGAACCCTCGAACTGAACAGCGCTCACAACATCATAACCCTGACCGGGACCGCACCCGGAGACTGCATCTTCATGACCTCGATCACCGAGGAAGACCTCTCTCCAGGAGACCCGGGGATAATGGTCGATCTCCTCGCCCTCGATATAAGCATGAGGCGGGTTGAGGTTGTCAACCCGGTCTTTTACGAGGAGAGGGAGAGGATGTCTGCAAGGATCAAGGTCCGGTTCCGGGGGGTGACCATAGCCCGCGACGTGGAGGGGCGGAAATGGGGGGAGCCAACCAGGGTTGAGATCGTCACACCGGCTTGCTACCGGGCCGGGTGA
- a CDS encoding 2,5-diamino-6-(ribosylamino)-4(3H)-pyrimidinone 5'-phosphate reductase: MRPFVFVNVAMSADGKISTAERRQVRISGDDDYSRVDRIKAESDAIMVGIGTVLSDNPSLTVKSPDLRAWRREAGKDEDPIRVVVDSRGRTPPDADILHRGAGKRIIAVSRAASPETLDVLRRYATVIVTGDETVDLSALLEELYRLGVRRLMVEGGGTLIWALMEKGLVDELQTFIGNIIIGGKDAPTPVDGTGSFRDEDFPRLALIEADRLDEGLLIRWRVKRA, translated from the coding sequence ATGCGTCCTTTCGTCTTTGTAAATGTTGCCATGAGCGCTGATGGGAAGATCTCGACCGCTGAGCGCCGGCAGGTGAGGATTTCAGGCGATGACGATTACTCGCGGGTCGACCGGATCAAGGCAGAGAGCGACGCCATCATGGTCGGGATCGGCACGGTGCTCTCCGACAACCCCTCGCTCACGGTCAAGTCACCCGATCTCAGGGCATGGCGGAGAGAGGCCGGAAAGGATGAAGACCCGATTCGTGTCGTTGTGGACAGCAGGGGAAGAACTCCCCCGGATGCAGACATCCTGCACAGGGGAGCGGGAAAGCGGATCATAGCCGTCTCACGGGCAGCATCGCCAGAAACGCTGGATGTCCTCAGGCGGTACGCCACCGTCATCGTAACCGGCGATGAGACAGTCGATCTTTCAGCCCTGCTCGAAGAACTCTACCGGCTGGGTGTCCGGCGCCTGATGGTTGAAGGGGGAGGGACTTTAATCTGGGCGCTTATGGAAAAAGGTCTGGTCGACGAACTTCAGACCTTCATCGGCAACATCATAATCGGCGGAAAAGATGCCCCCACCCCTGTCGACGGCACCGGTTCTTTCCGCGATGAGGACTTCCCACGGCTCGCGCTCATCGAAGCCGACCGGCTGGATGAGGGTCTGCTGATAAGGTGGAGGGTAAAGAGGGCGTGA
- a CDS encoding DUF5611 family protein, which translates to MQEYQIKRGYTKKLTESMLQSLRDQFGVEPRLTEDGHYIVSYGALLRLEVWAGAGGRTLFVHTESDSSADDETILDTNRRFRNYLQQVTGYTAKERAKKAQQSVKGKD; encoded by the coding sequence ATGCAAGAATACCAGATCAAACGCGGATACACGAAAAAGCTTACAGAATCAATGCTACAGAGTCTCCGCGACCAGTTCGGCGTCGAACCCCGCCTGACGGAGGATGGGCATTATATCGTGTCCTACGGAGCGCTCCTGCGCCTTGAGGTCTGGGCAGGTGCCGGAGGGAGGACGCTGTTTGTCCATACCGAGTCAGACTCATCCGCAGATGATGAGACGATCCTGGACACAAACCGTCGATTCCGCAACTACCTCCAGCAGGTAACCGGCTACACTGCAAAAGAGCGGGCGAAGAAAGCCCAGCAGTCCGTGAAGGGAAAGGATTAG
- a CDS encoding DHH family phosphoesterase, which produces MDGIDRKPEAHPGNLMQALSTRKESVVHLTHNDLDAVGSDAIHRRALGDDVFTVWSSVGRFLSLLDAVAASPGRGDLLSISDIGYQDGVEQRLARARSNGWRIEWRDHHRWTKDEIRTVDKRTDILHIDVATCATGIVARDLAPGDTVAEEIARVVCDYDLWKHLDPRSKMLGQVVMRKGLRDYVRDNFVRGIILDERIENEYREILQEMERDIRRSIRHATIIQGGRYRIAFAPLYGYPSETAHAIRQEMGSDIEVIVSSNGRISIRSVPPISHLVARQFSGGGHPHAAGGTFTFSLLDRFLFWLIKRNRHYRDLAAVAESIEE; this is translated from the coding sequence ATGGACGGAATCGATCGAAAACCTGAAGCCCATCCAGGGAACTTGATGCAGGCCCTCTCCACAAGGAAGGAAAGCGTCGTGCACCTGACGCACAACGACCTCGACGCCGTCGGGAGCGACGCCATTCACCGTAGAGCCCTGGGTGACGACGTCTTCACCGTCTGGTCTTCGGTAGGGAGGTTCCTCTCTCTCCTTGATGCCGTTGCTGCCTCCCCCGGCCGTGGCGATCTCCTCAGCATATCGGATATCGGTTATCAGGACGGGGTTGAGCAGCGGCTGGCCAGGGCGCGTTCAAATGGCTGGCGGATCGAGTGGCGCGATCATCACCGCTGGACGAAGGACGAGATCCGCACAGTCGATAAGAGGACGGACATCCTCCATATCGACGTTGCCACCTGTGCAACCGGGATCGTCGCCCGCGACCTTGCTCCAGGCGATACCGTGGCAGAAGAGATTGCGCGTGTCGTCTGCGACTACGACCTCTGGAAGCACCTGGACCCAAGGTCGAAGATGCTCGGCCAGGTGGTGATGCGGAAGGGTCTCAGGGATTACGTCCGCGACAACTTTGTCCGGGGCATCATCCTCGATGAGCGTATCGAGAACGAATATAGGGAGATCCTCCAGGAGATGGAGCGTGACATCAGAAGGAGCATCCGGCATGCCACCATCATCCAGGGCGGCCGCTACAGGATCGCTTTCGCCCCGCTCTATGGCTACCCAAGTGAGACTGCCCATGCCATCCGCCAGGAGATGGGGAGCGATATCGAGGTGATCGTCTCTTCAAACGGCCGCATCTCCATTCGTTCCGTCCCGCCGATCAGCCATCTTGTCGCCCGGCAGTTCTCCGGTGGGGGTCATCCTCACGCGGCAGGGGGGACGTTCACCTTCAGCCTGCTTGACCGGTTTCTATTCTGGCTGATCAAGCGGAACCGCCATTACCGCGACCTTGCGGCGGTTGCAGAGTCTATCGAGGAATGA
- a CDS encoding phosphoribosylanthranilate isomerase — protein sequence MRVKFCGTASLADLRCAVAAECDAVGFIMGVIHRSSDAVTPAEAARMIRQLPPFIEPVTVTHLQETQALIDLVRESHCTTLQVQNDVDPSDLEVIRQALPCVKIVKAVHVMDRSSIATARRYEPYADAILLDTRTEERIGGTGIPHDWNISAEIVANSTVPVILAGGLTPENVRDAIQKVRPYAVDVHTGVKKDGVRNLEKTLAFARAARDALK from the coding sequence ATGCGGGTTAAATTCTGTGGAACCGCCAGCCTTGCTGATCTGCGGTGTGCAGTCGCTGCGGAATGCGATGCCGTGGGATTCATCATGGGTGTGATACACCGGAGCAGCGATGCTGTAACCCCGGCAGAAGCCGCAAGGATGATACGTCAGCTCCCGCCGTTCATCGAGCCGGTCACGGTCACCCACCTCCAGGAAACGCAGGCACTGATCGACCTGGTGAGAGAGTCGCACTGCACGACGCTGCAGGTCCAGAATGACGTCGATCCATCCGACCTGGAGGTCATCCGCCAGGCTCTCCCCTGCGTAAAGATCGTTAAGGCCGTCCACGTGATGGATAGATCGTCCATTGCAACAGCAAGACGCTACGAGCCCTATGCCGATGCCATCCTCCTCGACACAAGGACGGAAGAGAGGATCGGGGGAACGGGGATTCCTCATGACTGGAATATAAGTGCAGAGATAGTGGCAAACTCAACGGTTCCCGTGATACTTGCAGGGGGGCTCACCCCGGAGAATGTCAGAGACGCGATACAGAAGGTTCGCCCCTACGCTGTCGATGTGCATACCGGTGTCAAGAAAGACGGTGTCCGCAACCTGGAAAAGACGCTTGCGTTTGCCAGGGCAGCAAGAGACGCTCTGAAGTAA
- a CDS encoding sensor histidine kinase — MVFCNLRIYIRRAAPLSSPRLSTGVFLLRPLHSLQDKKGGGVGLSLSIANRYVRLHGGEITVASQVGEGSTFTIRIPKEV, encoded by the coding sequence ATAGTTTTCTGTAATCTCCGGATCTATATCAGAAGGGCGGCTCCGCTTTCATCCCCGCGCCTCTCGACCGGGGTCTTCCTGCTCCGCCCCCTTCACTCCCTGCAAGATAAAAAAGGCGGTGGGGTGGGCCTGAGCCTCTCGATCGCAAACAGGTATGTCCGGTTGCATGGAGGGGAGATAACGGTGGCAAGCCAGGTTGGCGAGGGGAGCACCTTCACGATCAGGATACCGAAAGAGGTATGA
- the metG gene encoding methionine--tRNA ligase, giving the protein MSGKPLLVTCGLPYTNGPCHIGHLRTYVPADFYVRYMRRSGEEVAFICGSDNHGTPIVISAEQEGSTPRALSERYHEHFYDTFRRMDVVFDHFGMTDDSMNHETTRSVVQRLIDNGYVYEKTVSQSYCPQCERFLPDRYVEGVCPHCGAIARGDECDQGCGQHLEPGELRDAVCKICGSKAEYRKQEHYFFRLSAFRDFLLDYLPTLRGTATARNYALGWVKDGLRDWCITRTLDWGVKFPGRDDLVVYVWVDAPIGYISFTKEWANAVGVDWKDYWCGDTTRVTHFIGGDIIYHHCIFWPALLKGAGYGLPHAVVASGMVTIDGKKFSKSRGYVVWTNDDYLDQGLPADYLRYYLLSYTSHTKELDFSWKVYAERVNNEIVGTLGNFIYRTMYFAEKEFSGVPDVAPQPGIIEEIERSLAAIDARMRDYDFKGAVDGMMSLASFGNAYIQNNAPWKLIKEDQAAAKQVIADCLQMVKALTVVFQPLMPGSMQRAWTMLGYDDDLAAHPIAEATAPIGARALGKPVPLFKKIEKEQVEALEKVMEARVAKAGEAAGAKAPTVSIDEFSKLDIRIARVVAAEPIDGSKKLYKLILDVGGEKRQVVSGIAQFYTPEDLVGREVAVVVNLAPAKIFGVESRGMILAAGDEASLLVPLRPVSPGTKVR; this is encoded by the coding sequence ATGAGTGGTAAGCCGTTGCTGGTAACGTGCGGGCTCCCGTACACGAATGGTCCCTGCCACATTGGGCACCTGCGGACCTACGTGCCGGCGGACTTTTACGTCCGCTATATGCGCCGGTCGGGAGAGGAGGTCGCTTTTATATGTGGTTCTGATAACCATGGAACGCCGATCGTGATCAGCGCCGAGCAGGAGGGCTCGACGCCCAGGGCACTCTCGGAGCGCTATCACGAGCATTTCTATGATACGTTCCGACGGATGGACGTCGTCTTCGACCACTTTGGCATGACCGACGACTCCATGAACCATGAGACCACCCGCTCGGTCGTGCAGCGGTTGATAGATAACGGCTATGTCTACGAAAAGACTGTCAGCCAGAGTTACTGCCCGCAGTGCGAGCGGTTTCTCCCGGACCGCTATGTGGAGGGTGTCTGCCCTCACTGCGGGGCGATTGCGAGGGGCGATGAGTGTGACCAGGGCTGCGGACAGCACCTGGAGCCTGGTGAACTCAGGGATGCTGTCTGCAAGATCTGTGGTAGCAAGGCTGAATATCGCAAACAGGAGCACTATTTCTTCAGGCTCTCGGCATTCCGGGACTTCCTTCTGGACTACCTGCCCACCCTCCGGGGCACGGCCACCGCCAGGAACTACGCTCTCGGCTGGGTGAAGGATGGGCTGCGCGACTGGTGCATTACCCGGACGCTTGACTGGGGTGTTAAATTTCCGGGGCGTGACGACCTTGTCGTCTACGTCTGGGTGGACGCGCCAATCGGTTACATCTCGTTCACGAAGGAGTGGGCAAACGCTGTCGGGGTCGACTGGAAAGACTACTGGTGCGGCGATACTACGAGGGTTACTCACTTCATCGGCGGGGATATCATCTACCACCACTGCATCTTCTGGCCGGCGCTCCTCAAAGGAGCAGGATACGGTCTCCCGCACGCGGTGGTTGCAAGCGGCATGGTCACAATCGATGGCAAGAAGTTCTCAAAGTCTCGCGGGTATGTTGTCTGGACAAACGATGACTACCTGGACCAGGGGCTCCCTGCGGACTACCTCCGCTACTATCTCCTCTCCTACACCAGCCACACGAAGGAGCTGGACTTCTCCTGGAAGGTCTACGCCGAGCGGGTGAATAATGAGATCGTGGGGACGCTCGGGAACTTCATATACCGGACGATGTACTTCGCCGAGAAGGAGTTCTCCGGTGTGCCAGACGTTGCTCCACAACCGGGTATCATCGAGGAGATCGAGCGCTCGCTTGCCGCGATAGATGCCCGGATGCGCGATTACGACTTCAAGGGTGCCGTCGATGGTATGATGAGCCTGGCCTCGTTCGGGAACGCTTACATCCAGAACAACGCCCCCTGGAAACTGATCAAGGAGGATCAGGCCGCTGCAAAGCAGGTTATCGCTGACTGTCTCCAGATGGTCAAGGCCCTTACAGTGGTCTTCCAGCCCCTGATGCCGGGCTCCATGCAGCGGGCGTGGACGATGCTCGGCTACGACGACGATCTCGCGGCACATCCGATCGCTGAGGCTACAGCGCCGATTGGGGCGAGAGCACTTGGAAAACCCGTTCCACTGTTTAAAAAGATCGAGAAAGAACAGGTCGAGGCGCTTGAGAAGGTCATGGAGGCGCGGGTTGCGAAGGCCGGGGAGGCTGCAGGGGCAAAAGCACCGACAGTCTCCATCGATGAGTTTTCAAAACTCGACATCCGCATAGCAAGGGTTGTTGCGGCCGAACCGATCGATGGATCAAAGAAACTCTACAAACTCATCCTCGACGTCGGTGGCGAGAAACGCCAGGTGGTCAGCGGGATCGCGCAGTTCTACACCCCCGAAGACCTTGTGGGCAGAGAGGTTGCTGTGGTCGTAAACCTCGCCCCGGCAAAGATCTTTGGGGTCGAGAGCAGGGGGATGATACTTGCCGCCGGTGACGAGGCCTCGCTTCTTGTCCCCCTCCGTCCAGTCAGCCCTGGGACGAAGGTGCGGTGA
- the tnpB gene encoding IS200/IS605 family element RNA-guided endonuclease TnpB yields the protein MLQAYKYRMYPSREQITLLMKHIHACRFVYNHSLEQKIKAYEQDGQKLSCFDLNNRLPALKEEYPWLKEVNSQSLQSANKNLDNAFTRFFREKKEFPRFKSKKNPVRSFQVPQHYHVNFDQRTIKFPKIGEVKTVFHRIFTGKMKYATVSVTSTGKWFVSILVDDEEPEPKPVAFTSDTTVGIDVGLTDFAAFSTGEKIENPRYLKTSLQRLKVLQRRVSRKKKGSKNQEKAIRKLARCHEKVANQRNDFLHKISFRVVSENQAIAVESLNVGGMMKNHCLAQGIGDVSWSTFFTMLDYKCRKYGKTLLKIGRFDPSSKICNNCGYLERDLALSDREWVCPVCDTHHDRDINAAINIKKFALQEQNLVGVSGAGRTVEPVDSLPVGRRMKQEATPERRVVVHPDRRHPQKGRPCIQGGRGWSGRARNR from the coding sequence GTGCTCCAAGCCTACAAGTATCGGATGTATCCTTCAAGAGAGCAAATCACGCTCCTCATGAAGCACATCCATGCCTGTCGGTTTGTGTACAACCATTCTCTGGAACAGAAGATCAAAGCATACGAACAAGATGGCCAAAAACTCTCTTGCTTCGACTTGAACAATCGTCTTCCTGCCCTCAAGGAAGAATATCCGTGGCTCAAGGAAGTCAACTCGCAGTCGCTCCAGAGTGCAAACAAGAACCTCGACAACGCTTTCACCCGGTTCTTCAGGGAGAAGAAGGAATTCCCCCGATTCAAGTCAAAGAAGAACCCTGTACGGTCTTTTCAGGTACCACAACATTACCATGTGAATTTTGACCAGAGGACGATCAAATTCCCTAAGATCGGTGAGGTTAAGACCGTCTTCCACCGAATCTTCACCGGGAAGATGAAGTATGCCACGGTGTCTGTAACATCGACGGGAAAATGGTTTGTCAGCATCCTTGTCGACGACGAGGAACCTGAGCCTAAACCTGTAGCGTTCACATCTGACACGACGGTCGGGATTGATGTTGGCTTAACCGACTTCGCAGCCTTCTCCACTGGAGAGAAGATTGAGAACCCCCGATACCTGAAGACCTCCCTCCAGCGGTTGAAAGTGTTGCAAAGGCGAGTGTCACGGAAGAAGAAGGGGTCAAAGAACCAAGAGAAGGCGATCCGGAAACTTGCCCGGTGCCATGAAAAAGTCGCCAACCAAAGAAACGATTTCCTGCACAAAATCTCTTTTCGAGTTGTGAGCGAGAACCAAGCTATTGCAGTGGAGTCGTTGAATGTTGGCGGGATGATGAAGAACCATTGTCTGGCACAGGGGATTGGAGATGTATCGTGGAGCACGTTCTTTACGATGCTGGATTACAAATGTCGAAAGTATGGGAAGACGCTCCTGAAGATCGGGCGGTTCGATCCATCCTCAAAGATATGTAATAATTGTGGATATCTCGAGCGGGATCTTGCCCTCTCTGACAGGGAATGGGTCTGCCCGGTCTGTGATACTCATCACGACCGCGATATCAATGCGGCGATCAATATCAAGAAGTTCGCCCTGCAAGAACAGAATCTTGTCGGGGTATCAGGTGCGGGACGCACCGTTGAGCCTGTGGACTCGCTCCCGGTGGGGAGGAGGATGAAGCAGGAAGCCACGCCCGAGAGGCGCGTGGTAGTTCACCCTGATCGCAGGCACCCCCAAAAGGGGCGACCCTGTATCCAAGGAGGGAGAGGCTGGTCTGGCCGAGCACGAAACCGGTGA
- the leuS gene encoding leucine--tRNA ligase, with amino-acid sequence MSGLDMQKNERGCLERWEHAFEVDPADKDKYYLTVAYPYPSGAMHVGHGRTYIVPDVVARYQRMKGKQVLFPMAFHVTGTPVIGISKRIAKGDEQTIGLYRDIYRVPQDILDRFIDPMEIVRYFSDEYRRVMQKCGLSIDWRRRFITIDPQYSRFIEWQYQHLHEKGRVVKGAHPVKYCPQCENPVGDHDLLEGDKAEIVRFTLVVFLLGDIKIPCATLRPETIYGVTNLWVRPDLTYVRAKIDGDEWILSREAAAKLALQDHDVQITGEVAGTSLIDQRVSHPLCGEVPILPATFVDPDMGTGIVMSVPAHAPFDYVAIRDLQREGRYTSIQPIPLISVEGYGDIPAKDAVERAGIQDQNDPDIEKLTQEVYNAEFSRGRVFEKYGGKPVKEARDEVAALMMERYGSIPMYEFDTRQVICRCGSRVYVKILHGQWFLAYSDPSWKEEVKTVLEGMALVPPEVRAEFERTVDWLKDWACTRRVGLGTKLPWDPTWIVEPLSDSTIYMAYYTIAHHLKEIPAENLTPEIFDYIFLGEGEPATLDRSTLERLRSEFLYWYPYDYRFSAKDLISNHLTFQVFHHSAIFPPELQPRGMVVFGMGLLNGAKMSSSKGNVFLLEDALSEFGADTVRMFLVGSAEPWQDFDWRNDLVSSTKKQIERFLNTIQEGKGAEGSCEIDAWLESRLQRRIESTTAALESFQTRQALQEAFFGIEADLKWYRRRLPDGVTGSEVLRDLCHTWVRLLAPFIPFTCEALWRDLGEEGMVSFAPWPEADETKVNPEVELAEELLARTVEDIESIKKLIPMEPKSITLFVAPAWKHEIFRIVASSDDRTSGMREVMQNEEVRRRGREAADATKQITKLVLKLPPLLVQQIAELKLDEQEILESSRTFLEHEFGVPVSVQIAEESVHPKASVALPFKPAIVIE; translated from the coding sequence GTGAGCGGACTTGATATGCAAAAGAACGAGAGAGGCTGTCTCGAGCGGTGGGAGCATGCGTTCGAGGTGGATCCGGCGGATAAGGACAAGTATTACCTGACGGTGGCATACCCCTACCCCAGCGGGGCGATGCATGTCGGCCACGGGCGAACCTACATCGTTCCGGACGTCGTCGCCCGCTATCAGCGGATGAAGGGAAAACAAGTCCTCTTCCCGATGGCGTTCCACGTCACCGGTACGCCGGTGATAGGGATCTCAAAGAGGATTGCAAAAGGCGATGAACAGACGATAGGGCTTTACCGTGACATTTACCGGGTGCCCCAGGATATTCTCGACCGGTTCATCGACCCTATGGAGATTGTCCGCTACTTCTCGGATGAGTATCGGCGGGTGATGCAGAAGTGCGGCCTCTCGATCGACTGGCGGCGCCGGTTCATCACCATCGACCCGCAGTACAGCAGGTTTATAGAGTGGCAGTATCAGCACCTGCACGAGAAGGGGCGCGTTGTAAAGGGTGCCCACCCGGTCAAGTACTGCCCCCAGTGCGAGAACCCCGTCGGAGACCACGACCTCCTCGAGGGCGATAAGGCCGAGATCGTCAGGTTTACTCTCGTTGTCTTCCTGCTCGGCGACATTAAAATCCCGTGTGCAACCCTCCGCCCCGAGACCATCTACGGTGTGACGAACCTCTGGGTGAGACCCGATCTCACCTATGTCCGGGCGAAGATTGATGGCGATGAGTGGATCTTAAGCCGAGAGGCGGCAGCAAAACTGGCGCTGCAGGATCACGATGTCCAGATCACCGGGGAGGTAGCCGGGACGTCGCTGATCGACCAGAGGGTGTCCCACCCGCTCTGCGGTGAGGTCCCCATCCTGCCGGCGACGTTTGTTGACCCGGACATGGGAACCGGGATCGTTATGAGCGTTCCAGCACACGCGCCCTTTGACTACGTCGCAATCCGTGACCTGCAGCGAGAGGGGAGATATACATCCATACAACCGATCCCGCTCATCTCAGTCGAGGGGTATGGCGATATACCGGCAAAGGACGCGGTTGAGCGGGCGGGTATCCAGGACCAGAACGATCCAGATATAGAGAAACTCACCCAGGAGGTCTACAACGCTGAATTCTCCCGGGGGAGGGTCTTTGAGAAATACGGCGGAAAACCTGTGAAAGAGGCACGGGATGAGGTGGCTGCACTGATGATGGAGCGTTATGGCTCCATCCCGATGTATGAGTTCGACACCCGACAGGTGATCTGCCGCTGCGGCAGCAGGGTCTATGTGAAGATCCTCCACGGCCAGTGGTTCCTGGCCTACAGCGACCCGTCCTGGAAAGAAGAGGTGAAGACCGTGCTGGAGGGGATGGCGCTTGTCCCGCCCGAGGTCAGGGCGGAGTTTGAGCGGACGGTCGACTGGCTGAAGGACTGGGCCTGCACCCGCCGCGTTGGACTCGGGACGAAACTGCCCTGGGACCCGACCTGGATAGTCGAGCCGCTCTCTGACTCGACGATCTACATGGCCTACTACACGATCGCCCACCACCTGAAAGAAATACCGGCAGAAAACCTGACGCCGGAGATCTTCGATTACATCTTCCTCGGTGAGGGTGAGCCAGCGACCCTCGATCGCAGCACACTTGAGCGTCTCAGGAGCGAGTTCCTCTACTGGTACCCCTACGACTACCGGTTCTCGGCAAAGGACCTCATCTCAAACCATCTCACGTTCCAGGTCTTCCACCACTCCGCAATCTTCCCACCGGAACTGCAGCCCCGGGGCATGGTGGTCTTTGGCATGGGGCTCCTGAACGGCGCGAAGATGTCCTCGAGCAAAGGTAACGTTTTCCTTCTCGAGGACGCCCTCTCGGAGTTCGGCGCCGACACTGTCAGGATGTTCCTTGTGGGAAGCGCTGAGCCCTGGCAGGACTTTGACTGGCGCAACGACCTTGTATCGTCGACTAAAAAACAGATCGAGCGGTTCTTGAACACAATCCAGGAGGGAAAGGGGGCTGAGGGCTCCTGCGAGATCGATGCATGGCTTGAAAGCAGGTTGCAGCGCCGCATAGAGAGCACCACGGCAGCGCTCGAGTCGTTCCAGACGCGACAGGCTCTGCAGGAGGCGTTCTTTGGTATCGAGGCCGACCTGAAATGGTACCGCCGCCGCCTGCCGGATGGCGTGACCGGCAGTGAGGTATTGCGTGACCTCTGCCACACCTGGGTCCGGCTGCTTGCCCCCTTCATACCGTTCACTTGCGAGGCGCTATGGAGGGATCTCGGCGAGGAGGGAATGGTCTCGTTCGCCCCGTGGCCGGAGGCCGACGAGACGAAGGTAAATCCAGAGGTTGAACTCGCGGAGGAACTCCTCGCAAGGACCGTCGAGGATATCGAGTCGATCAAAAAGCTCATACCGATGGAACCGAAATCGATCACCCTCTTCGTCGCACCAGCCTGGAAACACGAGATCTTCCGGATCGTTGCATCTTCAGACGACAGGACCAGCGGTATGCGCGAGGTGATGCAGAACGAGGAGGTCCGCAGGCGCGGTCGTGAGGCGGCAGATGCAACAAAGCAGATAACGAAACTCGTGCTGAAACTGCCGCCGCTTCTCGTGCAGCAGATCGCTGAGTTGAAACTCGATGAGCAGGAGATCCTTGAGAGTTCACGGACGTTCCTGGAACACGAGTTCGGCGTTCCGGTGAGTGTTCAGATCGCCGAGGAGAGCGTGCACCCCAAGGCCTCGGTTGCGTTGCCGTTTAAGCCGGCGATAGTGATAGAGTAG
- a CDS encoding proteasome assembly chaperone family protein: MDDIKVTARAPGGTDDTVLIGFPGSGLVGSIALQYLVEQMEFEQIGTITSKYFPPVALIAKGVISAPVRLYEKDNLLTVVSDVPIHPAICYEVANGIMDWLTQFDIKEVVTIAGIITNEPEKRVFGVATSAELLQRIEDKAIILPMASLSGVAASILTECKTRGIPGVGLLGETMNTPDPRAAAATIEVLNQIYDLNLDVQPLLEQVVEIEAAMAQIAEQVQNTEGQPRREQLPMYG; the protein is encoded by the coding sequence ATGGACGATATAAAGGTTACAGCCAGAGCGCCTGGCGGCACCGATGATACCGTGCTGATTGGTTTTCCCGGCAGTGGGCTCGTTGGGAGTATTGCCCTCCAGTACCTCGTTGAGCAGATGGAATTTGAGCAGATCGGGACCATTACAAGCAAATATTTCCCGCCTGTCGCCCTGATAGCAAAAGGTGTCATCAGCGCCCCGGTACGCCTGTATGAGAAGGATAACCTCTTAACAGTCGTCTCCGATGTCCCCATTCATCCAGCGATCTGTTACGAGGTGGCAAACGGCATCATGGACTGGCTCACCCAGTTTGATATAAAGGAGGTCGTCACGATCGCCGGGATCATCACAAACGAACCGGAAAAGAGAGTTTTCGGGGTCGCAACCAGCGCCGAATTACTGCAGCGTATCGAGGATAAAGCGATCATCCTCCCCATGGCGAGCCTATCAGGTGTTGCAGCAAGCATCCTCACGGAGTGCAAGACGCGTGGGATCCCGGGGGTAGGGCTGCTCGGGGAGACGATGAACACACCTGACCCGCGGGCAGCTGCAGCAACGATTGAAGTTCTGAACCAGATCTACGACCTCAACCTGGATGTCCAGCCATTGCTCGAACAGGTGGTTGAGATCGAGGCGGCAATGGCCCAGATCGCCGAGCAGGTGCAGAATACGGAGGGGCAGCCTCGAAGAGAGCAGCTGCCGATGTACGGGTGA